From the genome of Parasteatoda tepidariorum isolate YZ-2023 chromosome X1, CAS_Ptep_4.0, whole genome shotgun sequence, one region includes:
- the LOC107443762 gene encoding dual specificity protein phosphatase 7: MPSRDFVEDQTIMIQSISAENVADSMKNLTSAPLLLVDCRTHTDFAVSHIRGAINLTLPASIIMLRRLANGKVKVSSLIANNDSKEQFMKVWKEATLVLYESDSDTKSRVFETLVLRLQNEGCKVVSLQGGFNNFKALYPEWCESESSEESILGLMALRISSVMDTRRSDPDSGIGDCSVGTPPFPVEILPNLYLGNASDSSDWSALEKYGIHYVLNVTPNLPNTFEKTGSGMKYMQIPIQDHWSQNLSTFFPQAIKFIDEARKRKLGVLVHCLAGISRSVTITLAYLMHELNIPLNEAYDFVQRRKANISPNLNFLGQLKDFERHLNLNSCNCLKSPCHCRSSRFSVGSTPDSAITSDMWT, from the exons ATGCCGTCCCGGGACTTTGTTGAGGATCAAACAATAATGATTCAATCAATTTCTGCTGAAAATGTTGCAGATtccatgaaaaatttaacatcgGCTCCTCTTCTATTAGTCGATTGCCGTACACATACAGATTTTGCCGTATCTCACATCAGAGGAGCGATTAATTTAACTTTGCCAGCTTCTATAATCATGTTAAGAAGACTTGCTAATGGTAAAGTCAAAGTGTCCAGTTTGATTGCTAATAATGATTCTAAAGAACAATTTATGAAAGTTTGGAAAGAAGCAACTTTAGTACTATATGAATCTGATTCGGACACAAAATCGCGAGTATTTGAAACTCTTGTTTTACGATTGCAAAACGAAGGATGTAAAGTTGTATCCTTGCAAg GAGGCTTCAACAACTTCAAAGCACTGTATCCAGAATGGTGTGAATCAGAATCATCTGAAGAATCTATACTAGGACTAATGGCTTTAAGAATAAGTTCTGTGATGGACACTCGTCGTTCAGATCCAGATAGTGGAATAGGAGACTGTTCCGTGGGAACTCCGCCGTTTCCTGTAGAAATCTTGCCAAATCTATATTTAGGAAACGCTAGTGATTCCTCAGATTGGTCAGCCCTTGAGAAGTATGGCATCCATTATGTTTTGAATGTGACCCCTAACTTGccaaatacatttgaaaaaactggGTCCGGAATGAAATACATGCAGATCCCAATCCAGGATCATTGGTCGCAAAACTTATCAACGTTTTTTCCTCAAGCTATAAAATTCATAG aTGAAGCTAGGAAAAGGAAGTTGGGAGTTTTAGTTCACTGCTTAGCTGGTATAAGCAGATCTGTCACAATAACTTTAGCTTACTTGATGCATGAATTGAACATTCCTCTGAATGAAGCTTATGACTTTGTTCAACGTAGAAAAGCGAATATATCTCCGAATTTAAACTTTCTAGGACAGCTGAAAGACTTTGAAAGGCACCTAAACTTGAATTCCTGCAATTGTCTAAAATCTCCTTGCCATTGTCGAAGTTCACGATTTTCAGTTGGTTCCACTCCTGATTCTGCCATTACTTCAGACATGtggacataa